Proteins encoded in a region of the Clostridium butyricum genome:
- a CDS encoding J domain-containing protein, with product MKDYYKILGVSETSSKDEIKKAFRSLAKKYHPDRNGNDENAIKKFQEVNEAYEVLSNEDSKKSYDEKKTNFKNAHKKKNENSKNNKTDNDFSEKTRSKKESMEDLNQYFANFFGFDPTSNNINKDKLKKQDNPIDTSNMFESFFKMKKK from the coding sequence GTGAAAGATTATTATAAAATATTAGGAGTATCAGAAACATCTAGTAAAGATGAGATAAAGAAAGCTTTTAGAAGTCTGGCTAAAAAATATCATCCAGATAGAAATGGCAATGATGAAAATGCCATAAAAAAATTTCAAGAAGTAAATGAAGCTTATGAAGTATTAAGCAATGAAGATTCAAAAAAAAGTTATGATGAGAAGAAAACAAATTTTAAAAATGCTCATAAGAAGAAAAATGAAAACAGTAAAAATAATAAAACTGATAATGATTTTAGTGAAAAGACTAGAAGTAAGAAAGAAAGCATGGAAGATTTAAACCAATATTTTGCAAATTTTTTTGGCTTTGATCCGACTTCAAATAATATTAATAAAGATAAATTAAAAAAGCAAGATAATCCAATAGATACAAGTAATATGTTTGAAAGCTTTTTTAAGATGAAAAAGAAATAG
- a CDS encoding PP2C family protein-serine/threonine phosphatase: MRKINSEFLTNFVSEEGSHLQNKDYFAFVELDNYACYVIADGIDKDKEIETAKIAVTEFIREFTNKPTMNRFILAQYLKGVNEEVLSNGKFVRLKASMTVVVTNYKKIRYAVIGNTRFYYFKDGYLNKESEDYSVTQELYEKGDVPLDKMASHRERNNLTSFLGQNDFPYPKISRKIKLKDGDVFALATKGIWENCDAKEIEDCLDGAKEPKEVVDNVEDIILSRQPKHLDNYTLAVTFAKKCYLDPDKKKKIKRAICIGIPIIIVIAIFTGIFMFKRHKKLDAIDQMNQYKVSAETYINNQNFEKANEDYKNALDIAKKYKLKKDMNTFDKDEKFTDNVMSADKLLNDGKFEEALDQYKIALDSCDDITISARNYIDNKIEMAKKGVNVADLLTLGDKQMSDGDLDSAESSYMEAKKLSVDAYMKDERKEAMDKLQQISEQKAKNTQKDEDDKKAAKEQEEKDAEKKEKEEQKADDLLQKAAEFRKQGDTSYVAGDYISARMYYTLAIQAYKDSGDYSILEELQKKIVLMDEKINETADKKSEADKYVEEASTRLASGDVNSAKVLYSVAKDLYDSLGFTDESKNMSDKISTLNTTSSSNG, encoded by the coding sequence ATGAGAAAAATTAACTCGGAATTTTTAACGAATTTTGTTTCTGAAGAAGGAAGCCATTTACAAAACAAAGATTATTTTGCTTTTGTTGAATTAGATAATTATGCATGTTATGTAATAGCTGATGGAATTGATAAAGATAAGGAAATAGAAACTGCTAAAATAGCTGTAACTGAATTTATAAGAGAGTTTACAAATAAACCTACAATGAATAGATTCATACTTGCACAATATTTAAAAGGAGTTAATGAAGAAGTACTTTCAAATGGAAAGTTTGTAAGACTTAAGGCTTCGATGACAGTAGTTGTAACTAACTACAAAAAAATTCGGTATGCAGTTATAGGTAATACAAGGTTTTATTACTTTAAAGATGGTTATTTAAATAAAGAAAGCGAAGATTATTCTGTAACCCAGGAACTATATGAAAAAGGGGATGTGCCACTTGATAAGATGGCAAGTCACAGGGAAAGAAACAATCTTACAAGTTTTCTTGGACAGAATGATTTTCCTTATCCTAAAATTTCAAGAAAAATCAAGTTAAAAGATGGGGATGTCTTTGCGCTTGCAACAAAGGGAATATGGGAAAACTGTGATGCAAAAGAAATTGAAGACTGTTTAGATGGTGCAAAGGAACCCAAGGAAGTTGTTGACAATGTTGAAGACATAATACTTTCAAGACAACCTAAACATTTAGATAACTACACACTTGCAGTAACGTTTGCTAAAAAATGTTATCTTGATCCGGATAAAAAGAAAAAAATAAAACGAGCTATATGTATTGGGATTCCAATAATAATCGTAATAGCAATATTTACAGGAATATTTATGTTCAAAAGACATAAGAAATTAGATGCAATTGACCAAATGAATCAGTACAAGGTTAGTGCAGAAACATACATAAATAATCAGAATTTTGAAAAGGCAAATGAAGATTATAAGAATGCCCTTGATATTGCAAAAAAATATAAGTTGAAAAAAGATATGAATACATTTGATAAGGATGAAAAGTTTACTGATAATGTAATGTCAGCAGATAAATTATTAAATGATGGAAAATTTGAGGAAGCACTTGATCAATATAAAATAGCACTTGATTCATGCGATGACATAACAATAAGTGCAAGAAATTATATTGATAATAAGATTGAAATGGCAAAAAAAGGGGTAAATGTAGCGGATCTATTAACTCTTGGTGACAAGCAGATGTCGGATGGTGATTTGGATTCAGCGGAATCATCATATATGGAAGCAAAGAAACTTTCAGTAGATGCATATATGAAAGATGAGAGAAAAGAGGCTATGGACAAGTTGCAGCAGATATCTGAACAAAAAGCTAAAAATACTCAAAAAGATGAAGACGATAAAAAAGCAGCAAAAGAACAAGAAGAAAAGGATGCTGAAAAAAAGGAAAAAGAAGAGCAAAAAGCAGATGACCTTCTTCAAAAGGCTGCTGAATTTAGAAAACAAGGAGATACAAGCTATGTTGCAGGAGATTATATAAGTGCAAGAATGTATTATACTCTAGCAATACAAGCTTATAAGGATTCTGGTGATTATAGTATTCTAGAAGAACTTCAGAAAAAGATTGTACTTATGGATGAGAAGATTAATGAAACAGCAGACAAGAAATCTGAAGCTGATAAATATGTAGAAGAAGCTAGTACACGACTGGCAAGTGGAGATGTTAATTCTGCTAAAGTTTTGTATAGCGTTGCTAAAGATTTATATGATTCTCTTGGGTTTACAGATGAATCAAAAAATATGAGTGATAAAATATCGACATTGAATACTACATCATCTAGTAATGGGTAA
- a CDS encoding imm11 family protein, giving the protein MEYFLLKQDRRYTDVPRITNFFQIIDTQNITPLKADRIEDNISFFIKSSKDTVYLDILDVQTFLVSEITKRIMEKYNRNIIFKRTALIDRNNQKQKIYYIPIFEEVETLHNDSKFNWNKSGLEKIILDKDKIKDKKIFKVKESSERVIVIRLDVAESLLRRKLKGISIERLEIK; this is encoded by the coding sequence ATGGAGTATTTTTTATTGAAACAGGACAGAAGATATACTGACGTTCCGAGGATTACTAATTTTTTTCAAATTATAGATACTCAGAATATAACGCCTTTAAAAGCGGATCGAATAGAAGATAATATTTCATTTTTTATAAAATCATCCAAAGATACTGTATATCTTGATATTCTAGATGTCCAAACTTTTTTAGTTTCTGAAATTACTAAAAGGATAATGGAAAAATATAATCGCAATATAATTTTTAAAAGAACTGCGCTTATTGATAGGAATAACCAGAAACAAAAGATTTATTATATACCTATTTTTGAGGAAGTTGAAACTTTACATAACGATTCAAAGTTTAACTGGAATAAATCAGGATTAGAAAAAATAATTTTGGATAAAGATAAAATAAAAGACAAGAAGATATTTAAAGTAAAAGAAAGTTCTGAGAGAGTAATAGTTATAAGACTTGATGTAGCAGAGAGCCTTCTGAGACGGAAGTTAAAAGGAATATCAATTGAAAGACTTGAAATAAAGTAG
- a CDS encoding FHA domain-containing protein, with product MYENNSIKKKLYISMQMINVLIAVIMTLLCIIAYYTIEYTYARALIIGVVIVLGTICLINIYIKFQAKNKPRDFSRIKTVELVNEDNDIVSLWNIEDKTSLLIGKNTKDEKVNIDLNSSIYSNLVDDKHAVLNYAAGKWFVEDLSSEYGVRIKKRDDDIIYRLVNDTPCEIKCGDILYIAKIKLLLK from the coding sequence TTGTATGAAAATAACAGTATAAAAAAGAAATTATACATAAGCATGCAGATGATAAATGTACTCATAGCAGTGATTATGACTTTATTGTGTATTATTGCATATTATACAATAGAATATACATATGCAAGAGCATTGATTATTGGAGTTGTAATAGTACTTGGAACAATATGTTTAATTAATATATATATAAAATTTCAAGCTAAAAATAAGCCTCGGGATTTTAGTAGGATAAAGACAGTAGAACTTGTTAATGAAGATAATGATATTGTTAGTTTATGGAATATAGAAGATAAAACATCTTTATTAATTGGAAAGAATACAAAAGATGAAAAAGTTAATATAGATTTAAATTCCTCAATATATTCAAATCTAGTTGATGATAAACATGCAGTACTCAATTACGCAGCAGGAAAGTGGTTCGTAGAGGATTTATCATCAGAATATGGAGTTAGGATAAAAAAAAGAGATGATGATATCATATATAGATTAGTTAATGATACACCTTGCGAAATTAAATGTGGTGATATTTTATATATTGCAAAAATAAAACTATTATTAAAATAA
- a CDS encoding molecular chaperone, producing MGLYSYKLHNINEEHKGAYKEKDLRLMTTFQLREICDREKLVKSIVNPLDKEELIRLIMKYRGEKDYLLINFFNEDGLERIEKFIKKSEKHIAKNKTIDYPGKLTIYEEIDLDIYDDYVLKSTEELCEGNVLLVDDSYRVCTVFNIKKIKIENGFTYYLTKGKSVAAFESESRHYSLLLFSEKDSELLFKIYTGESTLSEKVMTIKSLPILQFEIKQLNETVTPLAIDFGTSNTTAGIYIDKEIFNSETVEERIKLIKIMDTTQDILKITPLIPSIVAIEQIKDGNIKYSFGYDAMKISQKRYLDDGLTIFYDIKRWVSDFEKEEKVIDSNETSTFIKRKDIIKAYLLHIISLADQRFKCKFKKIYISCPSKQRFKFHTLFKEILSDYVVESENILEESVAVLYNTVSELIEKNKYIQGEWYKALIIDCGGGTTDLSGCSFNIKNNRISYELNIETSYENGDTDFGGNNLTFRIMQFIKILMADALSKRDMTIKKAIVDEFNKDIFRSIDKYGISELYSSLNKEYEKAEEIIPTKFQVYETRSKEDYCKVRSNYYFLFDLAERVKKKFFSNPDLLNITLTSSVPKEAQDDTILFDKWKLSYMNNGNLKIVKEAPSILLNIYEVTTLIKGDVYNIIRKFLNKLYENDELYDYSLIKLTGQSCKVEIFRDALKEFIPGKIIEVNRSKRASEEEYELKLACIKGALRYLYDKNFGYADINIQSNTPTLPYIVTAFTHTGEEKVLIKGKEIKKGTISRFADKIILKLYLKSLDNAIKYEYAYNFRREELEKTDAKTIGNLYPNINQHETDNIENNEVKFFAWVEEELWGFYVLAILRQDEELYVGKEKFFYFENDEWEKNFFDGLK from the coding sequence ATGGGGTTATATTCGTACAAACTGCATAATATAAATGAGGAACATAAAGGAGCATATAAGGAAAAAGATTTAAGACTCATGACTACGTTTCAATTAAGGGAAATATGTGATAGAGAAAAATTAGTCAAGAGTATAGTAAATCCTTTAGATAAGGAAGAACTTATAAGGCTGATTATGAAATACAGAGGTGAAAAGGATTATCTTTTAATCAATTTTTTTAATGAAGATGGATTAGAAAGAATCGAGAAGTTTATAAAAAAGAGTGAAAAGCATATTGCTAAAAACAAAACTATAGATTATCCAGGAAAACTCACGATTTATGAGGAAATTGATCTTGATATATATGATGATTATGTTTTAAAAAGTACAGAAGAATTATGTGAAGGTAACGTATTATTGGTAGATGATAGTTATAGGGTATGCACAGTATTCAATATAAAAAAGATAAAAATAGAAAATGGTTTCACTTATTATCTTACAAAAGGAAAAAGTGTTGCTGCTTTTGAATCAGAAAGTAGACACTACAGCTTGCTATTATTTTCAGAAAAAGATTCTGAATTATTATTTAAAATATATACAGGGGAATCAACATTGAGTGAAAAGGTAATGACAATAAAGAGTCTTCCTATTCTTCAATTTGAGATAAAGCAATTAAATGAGACAGTAACACCTCTTGCTATAGACTTTGGAACATCCAATACTACGGCAGGGATTTATATAGATAAAGAAATTTTCAATTCCGAAACAGTAGAAGAAAGAATTAAACTTATTAAAATTATGGACACTACACAGGATATTCTTAAAATAACACCTCTAATACCAAGCATTGTAGCAATTGAACAAATAAAAGATGGAAATATAAAATATAGTTTTGGATATGATGCTATGAAAATATCTCAGAAAAGATATTTAGATGATGGTCTTACAATTTTTTATGACATAAAAAGATGGGTTAGTGATTTTGAAAAGGAAGAAAAGGTTATTGATTCAAATGAAACTTCAACATTTATTAAAAGAAAGGACATAATAAAAGCGTACCTTCTCCACATTATATCTCTTGCAGACCAAAGGTTTAAATGCAAATTTAAGAAGATATATATATCATGTCCATCAAAGCAAAGATTCAAGTTTCACACATTATTTAAGGAAATTCTAAGTGATTATGTGGTAGAAAGCGAAAATATACTTGAAGAAAGTGTAGCTGTTTTATATAACACAGTATCAGAACTTATTGAAAAAAATAAATATATACAGGGAGAGTGGTATAAAGCTCTTATTATAGACTGCGGAGGTGGAACCACTGATCTTTCAGGATGTAGTTTCAACATAAAAAATAATAGGATATCCTATGAACTTAACATTGAAACATCATATGAAAATGGTGATACGGATTTTGGAGGAAATAATCTTACATTTAGAATTATGCAGTTTATAAAAATTCTTATGGCTGATGCACTTTCAAAAAGAGATATGACAATAAAGAAAGCTATAGTTGATGAATTTAATAAGGATATTTTTAGAAGTATAGACAAGTATGGTATTTCTGAACTATATAGTAGTTTAAACAAAGAATATGAAAAAGCAGAGGAAATAATACCTACAAAATTTCAAGTATATGAGACAAGAAGTAAAGAAGATTACTGTAAAGTAAGAAGTAATTACTATTTTCTTTTTGATCTTGCTGAAAGAGTAAAAAAGAAATTTTTCAGTAATCCCGATTTGCTAAATATAACACTTACATCATCAGTACCAAAGGAAGCACAAGATGATACTATATTGTTTGATAAATGGAAACTTTCATATATGAACAATGGAAATTTAAAGATTGTTAAGGAGGCTCCTTCAATTTTACTTAATATATATGAAGTTACAACACTTATAAAAGGTGATGTTTATAATATAATAAGAAAATTTTTAAACAAGCTTTATGAAAATGATGAATTGTACGACTATTCATTAATAAAGCTTACTGGTCAGTCATGTAAGGTTGAGATATTTAGAGATGCATTAAAGGAATTTATTCCTGGAAAAATAATAGAAGTAAACAGGAGTAAGAGGGCATCTGAAGAAGAATACGAGCTTAAACTTGCATGTATTAAGGGAGCGTTAAGATATTTATATGACAAAAACTTTGGATATGCAGATATAAATATACAAAGCAATACTCCTACACTTCCATATATTGTTACCGCATTTACTCATACAGGAGAGGAAAAAGTATTGATTAAGGGAAAAGAAATAAAAAAAGGTACAATTTCAAGATTTGCGGACAAAATTATTTTAAAGTTATACTTAAAATCTCTTGATAATGCTATCAAATATGAATATGCATACAACTTTAGACGTGAAGAACTTGAAAAGACAGATGCAAAGACAATTGGAAATTTATATCCTAACATAAACCAGCATGAAACAGATAATATTGAAAATAATGAAGTGAAATTTTTTGCATGGGTAGAAGAAGAACTATGGGGATTTTATGTTTTAGCTATCTTAAGGCAGGATGAAGAATTATATGTTGGGAAAGAGAAGTTCTTCTATTTTGAAAATGATGAGTGGGAAAAGAATTTCTTTGATGGATTGAAATAA
- a CDS encoding phage tail protein, which yields MTSGYVYTQGDILIEPYNFEKILKLKIIREINEHSKLYLSGIVSDEYESSDQCVEWANENAVIKISVKDDKGEIKDLFYGMISTISIKSVDNVKTLEIEALDNTCKMDIEKRSRSFQGDNIQYRDIFNTINSSYSSLIMIDYISAGRKINKMIVQYNETDWEFLKRLASHFNAGVIPECRLDGIKYSMGRGEASSLYSLDEFNYSVTKGIQEYKIKSAQGIAENSVNFIIYEFTTNIIMDLYNTVNFKDRYLNVYRCEMEIIDGVLLNTYTLRDEKAIKVRKYYNNKISGVSLEGKILSCKSDVVKISLKIDGYSNTADSNSEWVPYSTIFSSPDGTGWYCMPEEGDAIRLYFPDSDEKNGYAISSVNLECSNAEKRSDPSVKSLGTKYGKEIVMSPGAINIISSNNTMTLNDGGGISISSDSSISMSAPSISIDGGEVTIKGKDKVKLMQSGASITITDNIDMSGSKINTQ from the coding sequence ATGACTTCAGGATATGTTTATACGCAGGGGGATATTTTGATAGAGCCCTATAACTTTGAGAAGATTCTTAAGCTTAAGATAATAAGAGAAATTAATGAACACTCTAAACTTTATTTAAGTGGTATTGTTTCAGATGAGTATGAATCATCAGATCAATGTGTTGAATGGGCAAATGAAAATGCAGTTATTAAGATATCTGTAAAAGATGATAAAGGTGAGATTAAAGATTTATTTTATGGGATGATAAGTACAATATCTATAAAAAGCGTAGACAATGTAAAAACCTTAGAAATTGAAGCACTGGATAATACATGTAAAATGGATATTGAAAAGAGAAGTAGGAGCTTTCAAGGAGATAATATACAGTATAGGGACATTTTTAATACTATAAATAGTTCATATTCAAGTCTAATAATGATTGATTATATATCCGCTGGAAGAAAAATTAACAAAATGATTGTACAGTATAATGAAACCGATTGGGAATTTTTAAAAAGACTTGCATCACATTTTAATGCAGGGGTAATTCCAGAGTGCAGGCTTGATGGAATTAAGTATTCTATGGGACGAGGTGAAGCAAGTTCACTTTATAGTCTTGATGAATTTAATTATTCTGTTACAAAAGGAATACAGGAATACAAAATAAAAAGTGCACAGGGAATAGCAGAAAATTCAGTAAACTTTATAATTTATGAATTCACTACAAATATAATTATGGATTTATACAACACAGTTAATTTTAAAGATCGTTATTTAAATGTATACAGATGTGAAATGGAGATAATAGATGGAGTGCTTCTAAATACTTATACATTAAGGGATGAAAAAGCAATTAAAGTAAGAAAATATTATAATAATAAGATTTCAGGAGTATCTTTAGAAGGAAAAATACTTTCATGTAAAAGTGATGTTGTAAAAATATCATTAAAAATTGATGGGTATTCAAATACTGCTGACAGCAATTCAGAGTGGGTTCCATATTCAACTATATTTTCATCTCCAGATGGTACAGGATGGTACTGTATGCCAGAGGAAGGAGATGCAATTAGATTGTATTTTCCAGATTCTGATGAAAAAAATGGATATGCAATAAGTTCAGTAAATTTGGAATGTAGCAATGCAGAAAAAAGAAGCGATCCATCTGTAAAAAGTCTTGGAACCAAGTATGGAAAAGAAATAGTAATGAGTCCTGGTGCAATCAATATAATTTCAAGTAATAACACTATGACATTAAATGATGGCGGAGGGATTTCAATAAGTAGTGACAGCAGTATTTCAATGTCTGCTCCAAGCATAAGTATAGATGGTGGAGAAGTTACAATAAAGGGAAAAGATAAAGTTAAGCTTATGCAGTCAGGTGCAAGTATAACAATAACAGATAATATTGATATGAGTGGTAGCAAGATTAACACTCAGTAA
- a CDS encoding PP2C family protein-serine/threonine phosphatase — translation MQYSNFELKLNIIVCAVIVILLLFILKTVIKYFLNKKTLQITERIIIGQEEIQEDNVKIVTKENETLAIVSDGFGFNEAGKAASNICVNTIGRMFKNEEINERYHYFIKKSFNKTNHEVLTRIEEGKGGASVTAAIINKNKLYYGLVGDVMLAVFRKSELVRISEGHTMDEIAKKEYYQGHISKEDAVCTINNKKVLYYFGKEPFDHIEFCNVPITLYKNDIVVIMTRGIYENIRWIDLEKILKKGKSNIEEACDEIIENTSQRKNGSIVLIKYCSSK, via the coding sequence ATGCAGTATAGTAATTTTGAATTAAAGCTTAATATAATAGTCTGTGCAGTTATAGTTATACTGCTTCTATTTATTTTAAAAACAGTTATTAAATATTTTTTAAATAAAAAAACATTACAGATAACTGAAAGAATTATTATAGGTCAAGAAGAAATTCAAGAAGATAATGTGAAAATTGTAACAAAAGAAAATGAAACATTAGCAATTGTTTCTGATGGATTTGGATTTAATGAAGCAGGAAAAGCGGCTAGTAATATATGTGTAAATACTATAGGTAGAATGTTTAAAAATGAAGAGATAAATGAAAGATACCACTATTTTATTAAAAAATCATTTAATAAAACCAACCATGAAGTATTAACTAGAATAGAAGAAGGTAAGGGTGGTGCAAGTGTTACAGCCGCAATAATTAATAAAAATAAACTGTACTATGGATTAGTAGGAGATGTAATGCTTGCGGTATTTAGAAAGAGTGAACTTGTAAGAATTAGCGAAGGGCATACAATGGATGAAATAGCAAAAAAAGAATACTATCAAGGTCATATAAGTAAAGAAGATGCAGTGTGTACAATAAATAATAAAAAGGTATTATATTATTTCGGAAAAGAGCCATTTGACCATATTGAATTTTGTAATGTTCCAATAACTCTTTATAAAAATGACATAGTTGTTATTATGACAAGAGGAATATATGAAAATATAAGATGGATTGATCTTGAGAAAATTCTAAAGAAAGGGAAAAGCAATATAGAAGAAGCTTGTGATGAAATAATAGAAAACACAAGCCAGAGGAAAAATGGAAGTATCGTACTTATTAAATATTGTTCTTCTAAATAA
- a CDS encoding FHA domain-containing protein, protein MGLIRCPNGHMFSERRYGSICPYCNIDTKKLEEKRKIEPEEIEEIEKNLLYQEVEPVCGWLVCIEGTRVGKDYKIKSGKNFIGRADDMDIQIIGDNSIANRNHAIVVYDPKKKNNVLLPGDSSGIAYLNGEPVYMPVELSSYNVIELGKSKFIFVPFCGEHFEWQDNE, encoded by the coding sequence ATGGGACTTATAAGATGTCCAAATGGTCATATGTTTAGTGAAAGAAGGTATGGAAGTATATGTCCATATTGTAATATAGATACAAAAAAGCTTGAAGAAAAGAGAAAGATAGAACCAGAAGAAATTGAAGAAATAGAAAAGAATCTTTTATATCAAGAAGTAGAACCAGTATGTGGCTGGCTTGTATGTATAGAAGGGACAAGAGTAGGAAAAGATTACAAAATAAAAAGTGGAAAGAATTTTATTGGACGAGCTGATGATATGGACATTCAGATAATTGGAGATAACAGTATAGCTAATAGAAATCACGCAATTGTAGTTTATGATCCTAAAAAGAAAAATAATGTACTTCTTCCAGGAGACTCTTCAGGAATAGCATATCTAAATGGAGAACCAGTTTATATGCCAGTAGAACTTTCTTCTTATAATGTAATTGAGCTTGGAAAGAGTAAATTTATATTTGTTCCATTTTGTGGTGAGCATTTTGAATGGCAGGATAATGAATAG
- a CDS encoding DUF4280 domain-containing protein: MASEYIVRGAEMKCNCGSNKRKINLPVSHGSYVNEEKCGTTKPILNSDDKTEENISYFGVCPLHGKEEERIDVIDDKGNLISNGKKCKLELGGEWQVTKEDYLVDGKPALTTDSIMFTNCGGIITFLTSGQED, from the coding sequence GTGGCAAGTGAGTATATTGTACGAGGTGCTGAAATGAAATGTAATTGTGGAAGCAATAAGAGAAAAATAAATCTTCCTGTAAGTCATGGAAGTTATGTTAATGAAGAAAAGTGTGGAACAACAAAACCAATATTAAATTCTGATGATAAGACAGAAGAAAATATAAGTTATTTTGGAGTATGTCCATTGCATGGAAAAGAAGAAGAAAGAATTGACGTAATAGATGATAAAGGAAATTTAATAAGTAATGGAAAGAAATGCAAATTAGAGCTTGGTGGAGAATGGCAGGTAACCAAAGAAGATTATCTTGTAGATGGAAAGCCAGCACTTACAACAGATTCAATTATGTTTACTAACTGTGGAGGAATAATAACTTTTTTAACAAGTGGACAAGAAGATTAG